The following are from one region of the Acidobacteriota bacterium genome:
- a CDS encoding MauE/DoxX family redox-associated membrane protein, whose protein sequence is MIGNRKVLFVFRLIVGGAFVYAGVLKAADAQRFAQDILNFRVVGPELALLTALFLPWLEIVCGAFLILGWLRRASALLISVMLAGFIGLVIATVARGLDVDCGCFGALSGQADWKLVVQDLVLLFMSLNILLAPRKTPGRSSAA, encoded by the coding sequence GTGATCGGAAACCGCAAAGTCCTCTTCGTCTTCCGGTTGATCGTTGGCGGCGCCTTCGTCTATGCCGGCGTGCTCAAGGCCGCCGATGCCCAGCGGTTCGCCCAGGACATCCTGAACTTCCGGGTTGTCGGTCCCGAACTCGCCTTGTTGACGGCCCTGTTTCTACCCTGGCTGGAAATCGTCTGCGGCGCGTTTCTCATCCTCGGCTGGCTCCGGCGGGCCTCCGCCCTCCTCATTTCGGTCATGCTGGCCGGATTCATCGGCCTGGTCATCGCGACGGTCGCCAGGGGTCTCGACGTTGACTGCGGCTGTTTCGGCGCGCTCAGCGGGCAGGCCGACTGGAAGCTCGTCGTCCAGGATCTTGTCCTGCTGTTCATGTCGCTGAACATCCTTCTTGCCCCGCGAAAAACGCCCGGCCGCAGCTCTGCGGCTTGA
- a CDS encoding M20 family metallo-hydrolase, with product MNHNKTLARLFKRIDGFRDEMIDLQIRLCAIPAIDPSSGGEGEARKAEFLVSRLKDFGLGDIQVIKAPDLDAPDGYRPNVLAVAKGRSSARTTWVMTHTDVVPPGELSLWRGDPFKAWVEKGRIYGRGVEDNQQEMVASLFALKALHVEKIVPATDIGIALAADEETGNKKGIDYVLKNTRAFRKKDLIIVPDAGNPQGTMIEVAEKSILWLKIKTQGKQAHGSTPEKGINSFRAAAYLIRELDKLYKTYRKSDPLFDPPISTFEPTKKDPNVPNINTIPGEDVFYMDCRILPGYKIDAVRKSVRDIAAGIAKSFKVKISVDVVQAAPAAPPTPTDAPVVLALKKAVKAVMGKTAKPAGIGGGTVAAYFRRAGFHAACWSKIDETAHQPNEYCVIDNMVNGSKVYAHVFLQE from the coding sequence ATGAATCATAATAAAACTTTGGCCCGCCTCTTCAAAAGAATCGACGGCTTCCGCGACGAGATGATCGATTTACAGATCCGTCTGTGCGCCATCCCGGCCATCGATCCTTCAAGCGGGGGCGAAGGCGAAGCCCGGAAAGCCGAGTTTCTGGTGTCCCGGCTGAAAGATTTCGGTCTCGGCGACATCCAGGTCATCAAAGCGCCCGATCTTGACGCCCCGGACGGCTACCGGCCCAATGTTCTGGCCGTCGCCAAGGGCCGCAGTTCGGCCCGGACGACATGGGTCATGACCCACACCGATGTCGTGCCTCCTGGAGAGTTATCCCTCTGGCGGGGCGACCCGTTCAAAGCCTGGGTGGAAAAGGGCCGCATTTACGGGCGCGGCGTCGAGGACAACCAGCAGGAGATGGTCGCTTCGCTGTTTGCTCTCAAGGCCCTCCATGTGGAAAAGATCGTCCCGGCCACGGACATCGGGATCGCCCTGGCGGCCGACGAGGAAACGGGGAACAAGAAGGGCATCGATTATGTCCTGAAAAACACCCGCGCCTTCCGGAAAAAAGACCTCATCATCGTCCCCGATGCGGGAAACCCCCAGGGCACCATGATCGAGGTGGCCGAAAAGAGCATTCTCTGGCTGAAAATCAAAACACAGGGCAAACAGGCCCACGGCTCGACTCCGGAAAAGGGCATCAACAGCTTCCGGGCGGCGGCCTACCTCATCCGGGAGCTGGACAAGCTTTACAAGACCTACAGGAAATCCGATCCCCTCTTCGATCCGCCGATTTCGACTTTCGAACCGACCAAGAAAGATCCCAACGTCCCCAACATCAACACCATTCCCGGCGAGGATGTCTTTTACATGGACTGCCGCATCCTGCCTGGTTACAAAATCGACGCCGTACGGAAATCCGTTCGGGACATCGCCGCGGGAATCGCCAAGTCCTTTAAAGTGAAGATCTCCGTCGACGTCGTCCAGGCCGCGCCCGCGGCCCCGCCGACGCCGACCGACGCCCCGGTCGTTCTGGCGCTCAAGAAAGCCGTCAAGGCCGTCATGGGCAAAACGGCCAAGCCGGCCGGGATCGGCGGCGGCACCGTCGCGGCCTACTTCCGGAGAGCGGGATTCCATGCGGCCTGCTGGTCCAAGATCGACGAGACCGCCCACCAACCCAACGAATACTGCGTCATCGACAACATGGTCAACGGCAGCAAGGTCTACGCCCATGTCTTTCTGCAGGAGTGA
- a CDS encoding dihydroorotate dehydrogenase has protein sequence MDLSADLGFLRLKNPVIAASGTFGYGPEFEPFINLEKLGGFVVKGLYFDPRPGNPPPRLVETPSGLINAIGLQGIGVRAFAEKILPRLRDLDTAVIANVCGADDEEYVAVAEFLSREKGLAALELNISCPNIRKEGACPAFSPDATRRLVARVKAATPLPLITKLSPNVTDIASVALAAEDGGTDAVSLINTLLAMAIDVETRRPKLANVYGGLSGPAVRPVALRMVHQAASRLRVPVIGMGGIMTGRDAVEFIIAGARAVQVGTANFVDPAAAVRIAAEIESFCRERNIPRAADLVGTLRSS, from the coding sequence GTGGATCTTTCCGCGGATCTCGGATTTCTGCGCCTCAAGAATCCCGTGATCGCCGCATCCGGGACCTTCGGCTACGGCCCGGAATTCGAGCCCTTCATCAATCTCGAAAAACTCGGCGGCTTCGTGGTCAAGGGCCTCTATTTCGATCCGAGACCCGGCAATCCTCCGCCGCGTCTCGTCGAGACGCCGAGCGGCCTCATCAACGCCATCGGCCTTCAGGGGATCGGAGTCCGGGCCTTCGCCGAGAAGATCCTGCCCCGGCTCCGCGATCTTGACACGGCCGTGATCGCCAACGTCTGCGGCGCCGACGACGAAGAATATGTCGCCGTGGCCGAATTCCTGAGCCGGGAAAAAGGACTGGCCGCGCTCGAACTCAACATCTCCTGCCCCAATATCCGCAAGGAGGGCGCCTGTCCCGCGTTTTCGCCCGACGCGACGCGCCGCCTGGTCGCCCGGGTCAAGGCGGCGACCCCCCTGCCCCTCATCACCAAGCTTTCGCCCAACGTCACCGATATCGCCTCTGTGGCCCTGGCCGCCGAGGACGGCGGAACGGACGCCGTCTCGCTCATCAACACACTCCTGGCCATGGCGATCGACGTCGAGACGCGGCGGCCGAAACTGGCCAATGTCTACGGCGGGCTGAGCGGGCCGGCCGTCCGGCCGGTCGCCCTGCGCATGGTTCACCAGGCGGCCTCGCGGCTCCGCGTTCCGGTGATCGGGATGGGCGGCATCATGACCGGGCGGGACGCCGTCGAGTTCATAATCGCCGGGGCCCGGGCGGTTCAGGTCGGCACGGCCAATTTTGTCGATCCGGCTGCCGCGGTCCGCATCGCCGCCGAAATCGAAAGCTTCTGCCGGGAGCGTAACATTCCCCGGGCGGCGGACCTCGTCGGAACGCTCCGGTCATCCTAA
- the cutA gene encoding divalent-cation tolerance protein CutA: MNGAEALIVLTTVPDLKTGRTIARAVVEKRLAACVHIAPAGASLYWWEGKIAEEAEHTLIIKTRPDLYDALEAGIRAVHPYTVPEILAVPAVNGSRSYLDWIRDETRPG; this comes from the coding sequence ATGAACGGCGCCGAAGCCCTCATCGTTCTGACGACGGTTCCCGACCTGAAAACGGGCCGGACCATTGCGCGCGCGGTTGTGGAAAAGCGGCTGGCCGCCTGCGTCCACATCGCGCCGGCCGGCGCGTCGCTGTACTGGTGGGAGGGGAAGATCGCCGAGGAAGCCGAACACACGCTGATCATCAAGACGCGGCCGGATCTCTACGATGCGCTCGAGGCCGGCATCAGGGCCGTCCACCCTTACACCGTTCCGGAAATCCTCGCCGTCCCCGCGGTCAATGGGTCCCGTTCCTATCTCGACTGGATCCGCGACGAAACTCGGCCGGGATAG
- a CDS encoding dihydroorotate dehydrogenase electron transfer subunit → MIARVASVERHGVYIRMSVEAPEIARAAQPGQFAMLRVADTSSTDPLLRRPLSLHDRNASEVEFFFSVAGRGTDILAGKKPGDRLDVLGPLGRGFALDENMTGRTACCVGGGRGIAPLYFLARELKARGASVHILYGGRSAADVPLREKFEAAGYQTFVSTDDGSFGFHGLVTDLFEKQAAAERPDRLYACGPDAMMKTLAASAARLGIPAWFSLESVMGCGFGACWGCVHRILRDGTPEWVKVCEDGPVFAGPDIVWETGP, encoded by the coding sequence ATGATCGCGCGCGTCGCATCCGTCGAACGGCACGGCGTCTATATCCGGATGTCCGTCGAGGCGCCTGAGATCGCCCGCGCGGCGCAACCGGGGCAGTTCGCCATGCTCCGGGTCGCGGACACCTCGTCCACCGATCCCCTCCTCCGCCGCCCGCTGAGCCTCCATGACCGGAACGCCTCGGAGGTGGAGTTTTTTTTCAGCGTCGCCGGCCGGGGAACGGACATTCTGGCCGGGAAAAAGCCCGGAGACCGCCTGGACGTTCTGGGCCCTCTCGGCCGGGGCTTCGCCCTCGACGAAAACATGACGGGCCGGACCGCCTGTTGCGTCGGCGGCGGCCGGGGCATCGCTCCCCTCTATTTTCTGGCCCGGGAACTCAAGGCCCGGGGCGCCTCGGTGCATATTCTTTACGGCGGCCGGAGCGCGGCCGACGTCCCCCTAAGGGAAAAATTCGAAGCGGCCGGGTATCAAACCTTCGTCTCGACCGACGACGGATCGTTCGGTTTTCACGGACTTGTGACGGATCTCTTCGAGAAGCAGGCCGCCGCCGAACGACCCGACCGTCTTTACGCCTGCGGCCCCGACGCCATGATGAAGACCCTGGCCGCATCGGCCGCCCGGCTCGGCATTCCGGCCTGGTTTTCGCTGGAGTCCGTCATGGGCTGCGGGTTCGGGGCCTGCTGGGGCTGCGTCCACCGCATCCTCCGGGACGGGACGCCGGAGTGGGTCAAAGTCTGCGAGGACGGGCCGGTTTTCGCCGGACCGGACATTGTCTGGGAGACGGGGCCTTGA
- a CDS encoding histone deacetylase: MNGFLSFMRVFAGRRFPFKIVYCKDYWMIDIGKHVFPVRKYRIIMERLMAMGAGRNVFIEPEPASDDDLRLVHTPRYLKKIADGTLSAYELGVLELPFSADLVRFFRLQVGGTILTARLALEDGCAIHIGGGFHHAFPDHGEGFCLFNDVAVAVEKLRSENLIRKAMIVDCDLHQGNGTAAVFVRTDDVFTFSIHQMDIYPAEKPAGSLDVEMWSGDGDEEYLGRLRSHFPRLFREFEPDFVFYLAGADPYERDQLGGLRLTVEGLMERDRIVLESARKLGIPAAVVLAGGYAASVEDVAEVHVNTVKAARRAQVKAIPAEFRRGSSRDRNGTH; the protein is encoded by the coding sequence ATGAACGGCTTCCTGAGCTTCATGCGCGTGTTCGCCGGCCGGCGCTTCCCCTTCAAGATCGTTTACTGCAAAGACTACTGGATGATCGATATCGGGAAGCATGTCTTCCCCGTCCGGAAGTACCGGATCATCATGGAGCGCCTCATGGCCATGGGGGCCGGCCGCAATGTCTTTATTGAGCCCGAGCCCGCCTCGGATGACGACCTCCGGCTCGTCCACACCCCCCGCTACTTGAAGAAAATCGCGGACGGAACGTTGTCGGCCTACGAATTGGGGGTGCTCGAACTGCCGTTTTCCGCGGATCTCGTCCGCTTTTTCCGTCTCCAGGTCGGCGGGACGATCCTGACCGCCCGCCTGGCTCTCGAGGACGGCTGCGCGATTCACATCGGAGGTGGGTTTCACCATGCCTTCCCGGATCACGGCGAGGGATTCTGCCTGTTCAACGACGTGGCCGTGGCCGTCGAAAAACTCCGTTCCGAGAACCTGATCCGGAAGGCCATGATCGTCGACTGCGATCTCCATCAGGGAAACGGCACGGCAGCCGTTTTCGTCCGGACGGACGATGTTTTTACGTTTTCCATTCACCAGATGGACATTTATCCCGCCGAGAAGCCGGCCGGTTCCCTCGATGTCGAGATGTGGTCGGGGGACGGAGATGAGGAATATCTCGGGCGGCTCCGGTCCCATTTTCCTCGCCTGTTCCGGGAATTCGAACCCGATTTTGTCTTTTACCTGGCCGGCGCCGATCCCTATGAGAGGGACCAGCTCGGAGGGTTGCGTCTGACCGTCGAAGGGCTCATGGAAAGGGACCGGATCGTCCTGGAGAGCGCCCGGAAACTCGGCATCCCCGCGGCCGTCGTTCTGGCCGGGGGCTACGCCGCCTCAGTCGAGGATGTCGCGGAAGTCCACGTCAACACCGTCAAGGCGGCCCGGCGGGCCCAAGTGAAGGCTATCCCGGCCGAGTTTCGTCGCGGATCCAGTCGAGATAGGAACGGGACCCATTGA
- a CDS encoding pyridoxal phosphate-dependent aminotransferase, translating to MPISARARDIQASPIRKLKPFADEARAKGLHVFQLNIGDPDVPTPRPVLDAFRAYDEPVIGYGPSQGFLELREAIARYYGFYGLSVAADDVMITTGGSEAIHFAFSIVAEHGEEILIPEPFYTNYNGYASFAGVRIVPIPLHVEDGFRLPPVAEIEARITPRTRAVLLCSPNNPTGTVYTREEIQGVVDLVVKHDLFLIGDEVYKEFVYDGLKHTSVLEFPEVRDRVLVVDSISKRYSCCGARIGALIVPNPEVYQAALRFGQARLCPPTVEQVAALAAYNMGMDYFAPVQAEYRKRRDILYEGLKDVPGIVIGSPQGAFYFIARLPVRDAEHFVQWMLTDFSLNGKTVMVAPGPGFYSTPGRGIDEVRIAYVLKEEDLREAGEILKAGLAAYAEAHPHS from the coding sequence ATGCCGATCTCAGCAAGAGCCCGCGACATTCAGGCCTCTCCCATCCGCAAACTCAAGCCGTTTGCCGACGAGGCCCGGGCCAAAGGGCTTCATGTCTTTCAACTGAACATCGGCGATCCCGATGTTCCGACGCCGCGGCCGGTCCTGGACGCCTTCCGCGCCTACGACGAACCCGTCATCGGCTACGGCCCTTCCCAGGGATTTCTTGAACTCCGGGAGGCCATCGCCCGTTATTACGGATTCTACGGCCTGTCCGTCGCAGCCGACGACGTCATGATCACAACCGGAGGATCGGAGGCCATTCATTTTGCCTTTTCCATCGTCGCCGAACACGGCGAGGAGATCCTCATTCCCGAGCCCTTCTACACGAACTACAACGGCTATGCGTCCTTTGCCGGTGTCCGGATCGTGCCCATCCCTCTCCATGTCGAAGACGGCTTCCGTCTTCCTCCCGTCGCCGAAATCGAAGCCCGCATCACACCCCGGACGCGGGCCGTTCTGCTCTGCTCGCCGAACAATCCCACCGGCACGGTCTACACCCGGGAGGAAATCCAGGGTGTCGTCGATCTCGTCGTCAAACACGACCTCTTTCTCATCGGCGACGAAGTCTACAAGGAGTTCGTCTACGACGGACTGAAACACACGAGCGTCCTGGAGTTTCCCGAGGTCCGCGACCGCGTCCTTGTCGTCGACAGTATCTCCAAGCGGTATTCCTGCTGCGGCGCCCGGATCGGCGCGCTCATTGTCCCCAATCCCGAAGTCTATCAGGCCGCTCTCAGATTCGGACAGGCCCGGCTTTGCCCGCCCACGGTCGAACAGGTCGCCGCCCTGGCCGCCTACAATATGGGCATGGACTACTTCGCGCCCGTCCAGGCCGAATACCGGAAACGGCGCGACATCCTCTACGAGGGGCTCAAGGATGTGCCCGGCATCGTCATCGGCAGCCCCCAGGGCGCCTTCTATTTCATCGCCCGGCTTCCCGTCCGCGATGCCGAGCATTTCGTCCAGTGGATGCTGACCGATTTTTCCCTGAACGGCAAGACCGTGATGGTCGCACCGGGACCCGGCTTTTACAGCACGCCGGGCCGCGGCATCGACGAAGTGAGAATCGCCTACGTCCTTAAAGAAGAGGACCTGCGCGAGGCGGGCGAAATCCTCAAGGCCGGACTGGCCGCCTACGCCGAGGCCCATCCCCATTCATAA
- a CDS encoding rhodanese-like domain-containing protein has translation MTKRVLGQAAFLIALALVAGTAARFSMLQKLVRGEFRGGLVTRSDDPGIRQITIEEAEHLFATAAAVFIDSRSEEEFLEGRIPGARNIPVVEIAAVELDWPPEQTLVIYCEGGTCLSSLTAARLLHIRGFRDLRVFLGGWEAWLAAGLPVEEGL, from the coding sequence ATGACGAAGAGGGTGCTCGGGCAGGCGGCTTTCCTGATCGCCCTCGCTCTTGTCGCCGGAACGGCGGCCCGCTTCTCCATGCTGCAGAAACTCGTCCGGGGGGAATTCCGCGGCGGGCTGGTCACCCGGTCGGACGATCCCGGCATCCGGCAGATCACGATCGAGGAAGCCGAGCACCTTTTCGCGACCGCCGCCGCCGTTTTCATCGACAGCCGCTCGGAGGAGGAATTCCTTGAGGGCCGCATCCCCGGCGCCCGGAACATTCCGGTCGTCGAAATCGCCGCCGTCGAACTCGACTGGCCTCCTGAACAGACGCTGGTCATTTACTGCGAGGGCGGGACCTGCCTTTCGAGCCTGACCGCGGCCCGGCTGCTCCACATCCGGGGTTTCCGCGACCTCCGCGTCTTTCTCGGCGGCTGGGAGGCCTGGCTGGCGGCCGGGCTTCCCGTCGAGGAGGGGCTGTGA
- the pyrF gene encoding orotidine-5'-phosphate decarboxylase, whose protein sequence is MTENDAAGRIIIALDAKSGREGLEMAGRLDAARIFKVGLELFTAEGPGFLENLRGSGKEIFLDLKLHDIPNTVAGAVRSGARHGVRMMTLHTAGGSAMMAAAAAAAREASELEGTVRPLLLGVTILTSLKEDDLAEIGMNASVEDQVLRLAGLARAAGLDGVVCSPREIEAVRRESGPDFLIVTPGIRPAGADVQDQKRIMTPEKAVALGADYLVIGRPITAAPYPAEALRNIAAAIRPK, encoded by the coding sequence ATGACTGAAAACGACGCCGCCGGACGCATCATCATCGCCCTCGACGCCAAATCGGGACGGGAAGGCCTGGAGATGGCGGGACGTCTCGACGCGGCCCGCATCTTCAAGGTCGGACTCGAACTGTTCACGGCCGAAGGGCCGGGATTTCTCGAAAACCTCCGGGGCTCCGGGAAGGAGATTTTTCTCGACCTGAAGCTTCATGACATTCCCAACACCGTGGCAGGGGCCGTCCGTTCGGGAGCGCGTCACGGCGTTCGGATGATGACTCTTCACACCGCGGGAGGATCGGCCATGATGGCGGCGGCGGCCGCGGCCGCCCGGGAGGCGTCGGAACTTGAAGGAACCGTGCGGCCTCTTCTTCTCGGCGTCACTATTCTCACCAGCCTCAAGGAGGACGACCTGGCCGAAATCGGGATGAATGCGTCCGTCGAGGATCAGGTGCTTCGTCTGGCCGGCCTGGCCCGCGCGGCGGGTCTCGACGGTGTCGTCTGCTCGCCCCGGGAAATCGAGGCGGTGCGCCGCGAATCCGGGCCGGACTTTCTCATCGTCACGCCCGGAATCCGTCCGGCCGGCGCGGACGTCCAGGATCAGAAGAGGATCATGACGCCGGAAAAAGCCGTCGCGCTGGGGGCGGATTACCTCGTGATCGGCCGCCCGATTACGGCCGCACCCTATCCGGCGGAAGCTCTCCGGAATATCGCCGCGGCTATCCGCCCGAAATAA
- the ppdK gene encoding pyruvate, phosphate dikinase: MAKKYVYFFGAGRAEGDKNMKDTLGGKGANLAEMAGIGLPVPPGFTISTEVCLLFNKAGGRIPADADKQIAAALAKLERVSGQKFGDPGNPLLVSVRSGSKFSMPGMMDTVLNLGLNDKTLEGLTRKSGNRRFALDCYRRLIHMFGDVVLDVPKKKFEEILRETKQKLGLQADTELSEEVLAGLIEAYKALVKRDTGKDFPQNVAAQLKLASAAVFRSWNNPRAVTYRRQYHIPEDLGTAVNVQQMVFGNYGDTSATGVGFTRNPATGVKEVYGEYLLNAQGEDVVAGTRTPTPLAHLEKDLPAAYKELMATTRRLEKHYGDIQDFEFTIQEGRLYMLQTRNGKRTGMAAVKIAVDLVSEKLISRNEALLKVEPEALNQLLHPVFDSTEKARHEVIAVGLAASPGAASGQAVFTADDACAWKNQGKKTILIRDETSPDDIHGMSAAQGILTSTGGMTSHAAVVGRQMGKPAVVGCGAAKVHEEKKQLMVGKLTVKEGDWISIDGSTGEVRLGGIKTQPSEIIQVVRGEKKPETSPMYQDFHKLLSWADKVRRLKVRANADAPEETRTAFAFGAQGIGLARTEHMFFGPDRLPIVREMILAETEEARRAALAKLEPFQKKDFYEFFKEMHGNPVTIRTIDPPLHEFLPNREDLMVEVAVLKAKNGDPAKIAEVETLLERVKSLSEFNPMLGHRGCRLGITYPEITEMQAQAIFEAACELAKEGEKVFPEIMVPLVGSVRELADQKAIIVRTARDVMKKYGVKVPYLVGTMIEIPRGALTADEVAEEAEFFSFGTNDLTQTTYGVSRDDGGKFLNYYLEKGIWNNDPFETIDQNGVGLLMKIAVEKGRSVRPKLKIGICGVHGGDPRSIVFCHEIGLDYVSCSAFQIPIARLAAAQVALRDAAAEKAAAPKKKVKSGKPAAKKTAKTKASRKRR; this comes from the coding sequence ATGGCAAAGAAGTATGTGTACTTTTTCGGCGCCGGACGCGCCGAGGGCGACAAGAACATGAAGGATACGCTTGGCGGCAAAGGCGCCAACCTGGCTGAAATGGCCGGAATCGGGCTGCCCGTTCCCCCGGGGTTTACGATTTCGACCGAAGTCTGCCTGCTCTTCAACAAAGCCGGCGGTCGCATTCCGGCCGACGCCGACAAACAGATTGCCGCGGCGCTGGCCAAGCTCGAGCGCGTTTCCGGACAGAAGTTCGGCGATCCGGGCAATCCGCTTCTGGTTTCCGTCCGATCGGGCTCGAAATTCTCCATGCCCGGGATGATGGACACCGTCCTCAACCTCGGCCTGAACGACAAGACGCTCGAGGGCCTGACCCGAAAGAGCGGCAACCGGCGGTTCGCCCTGGACTGCTATCGGCGGCTCATTCATATGTTCGGCGATGTCGTGCTGGACGTTCCGAAGAAGAAGTTCGAGGAGATTCTCCGCGAAACGAAGCAGAAACTCGGCCTTCAGGCCGACACCGAGCTGTCCGAGGAGGTCCTGGCCGGCCTGATCGAGGCCTACAAGGCCCTGGTGAAGCGGGACACGGGAAAGGACTTTCCGCAGAATGTTGCCGCACAACTCAAGCTGGCCTCGGCCGCGGTTTTCCGCTCCTGGAACAATCCCCGGGCGGTCACCTACCGCAGGCAGTATCATATCCCCGAAGATCTGGGAACGGCCGTCAATGTCCAGCAGATGGTCTTCGGCAACTACGGAGACACCTCGGCTACGGGCGTCGGTTTCACCCGGAATCCGGCCACGGGCGTCAAAGAAGTCTACGGCGAATACCTTCTCAACGCCCAGGGCGAGGATGTCGTGGCCGGAACCCGGACACCCACTCCGCTCGCCCATCTGGAAAAGGATCTGCCCGCCGCCTACAAGGAACTCATGGCCACAACCCGGCGGCTGGAAAAGCACTACGGCGACATCCAGGATTTCGAATTCACCATCCAGGAAGGCCGGCTCTATATGCTCCAGACCCGTAACGGCAAGCGGACGGGCATGGCCGCCGTCAAGATCGCCGTCGACCTCGTTTCCGAAAAGCTTATCAGCCGCAACGAAGCCCTGCTGAAAGTCGAGCCTGAAGCCCTGAACCAGCTCCTCCATCCCGTCTTCGATTCGACCGAAAAGGCCCGCCACGAAGTGATCGCCGTGGGGCTGGCCGCATCCCCCGGCGCGGCTTCGGGACAGGCCGTTTTCACGGCCGACGACGCCTGCGCCTGGAAAAACCAGGGGAAAAAGACCATTCTCATCCGCGACGAAACCTCGCCCGACGACATCCACGGCATGAGTGCGGCGCAGGGCATCCTGACCTCCACAGGAGGGATGACCTCTCACGCCGCCGTGGTCGGCCGCCAGATGGGCAAACCGGCCGTCGTCGGCTGCGGCGCCGCCAAGGTTCATGAGGAGAAAAAACAGCTCATGGTCGGGAAGCTGACCGTCAAGGAAGGCGACTGGATCTCCATCGACGGTTCGACCGGAGAGGTCCGTCTGGGCGGCATCAAAACCCAGCCTTCCGAAATCATCCAAGTCGTCCGCGGCGAAAAAAAACCCGAGACGTCTCCGATGTATCAGGATTTTCACAAGCTGCTGTCCTGGGCCGACAAGGTCCGCCGTCTCAAAGTGAGAGCCAACGCCGATGCGCCCGAGGAAACCCGGACGGCCTTCGCCTTTGGCGCCCAGGGGATCGGCCTGGCCCGGACGGAACACATGTTCTTCGGGCCCGACCGCCTGCCCATCGTGCGGGAGATGATCTTGGCCGAAACCGAAGAGGCGCGGCGCGCGGCGCTCGCCAAACTTGAACCCTTCCAGAAAAAGGATTTCTACGAATTCTTCAAGGAAATGCACGGCAACCCGGTGACCATCCGGACGATCGATCCGCCGCTTCATGAATTCCTTCCCAACCGCGAAGACCTCATGGTTGAAGTGGCCGTGCTCAAGGCCAAGAACGGCGACCCCGCGAAAATCGCCGAAGTTGAGACCCTGCTCGAGCGCGTCAAATCGCTCTCGGAATTCAACCCCATGCTCGGCCACCGCGGCTGCCGTCTCGGCATCACCTATCCGGAAATCACCGAGATGCAGGCTCAGGCCATTTTCGAAGCGGCCTGCGAGCTGGCCAAGGAAGGCGAAAAGGTTTTCCCGGAAATCATGGTGCCTCTCGTGGGATCGGTCCGGGAGTTGGCCGACCAGAAGGCCATCATTGTCCGCACGGCCCGCGACGTCATGAAAAAATACGGCGTCAAGGTTCCCTACCTGGTGGGAACGATGATCGAGATCCCGCGAGGCGCCCTGACGGCCGATGAAGTCGCCGAGGAAGCCGAGTTTTTCTCGTTCGGGACGAACGATCTGACCCAGACGACATACGGCGTCTCCCGCGACGACGGCGGCAAGTTCCTCAACTATTATCTGGAGAAGGGCATCTGGAACAACGACCCATTCGAAACCATCGACCAAAACGGCGTCGGGCTGCTCATGAAGATCGCGGTCGAGAAGGGCCGGTCCGTCCGCCCGAAACTCAAGATCGGCATCTGCGGCGTCCACGGCGGCGATCCGCGCTCCATCGTCTTCTGCCACGAAATCGGTCTCGACTACGTGAGCTGCTCGGCCTTCCAGATTCCGATCGCCCGGCTGGCCGCCGCCCAGGTCGCCCTGCGCGACGCCGCGGCCGAAAAAGCCGCCGCACCGAAGAAAAAGGTCAAGTCCGGAAAACCGGCCGCAAAGAAAACCGCGAAGACGAAAGCCTCACGCAAACGCCGCTGA